One stretch of Paroedura picta isolate Pp20150507F chromosome 13, Ppicta_v3.0, whole genome shotgun sequence DNA includes these proteins:
- the SNAP29 gene encoding synaptosomal-associated protein 29: MSAHPKSYNPFDEDEDEDLKPVKWNERNDDPIDPAERQRREAMDKQRFLQQEVLRRSQATVDSTHRSLSLIYESEHVGVDMSEELTRQGEALKRSERMVDKMEQDLKTSQKHINSIKSVFGGFVNYFKAKPPESKPEQNGSSDYQASNKLKEALSASKEQESKYQESHPNLRKLDNTDCSSTGASSNTSVPTDNYPKNQYLRSYHQKIDNNLDEMSSGLGRLKNLALGLQTEIEDQDEILDRLTTKVDHLDINIKSTDKKVKQL, from the exons ATGTCTGCTCACCCTAAAAGCTACAATCCCTTTGATGAGGATGAAGATGAGGACTTGAAGCCGGTGAAGTGGAACGAGAGAAACGACGATCCCATTGACCCCGCTGAAAGGCAGCGCAGGGAAGCCATGGATAAGCAGAGGTTCCTGCAGCAAGAAGTTCTGCGGCGATCCCAGGCCACCGTGGACAGCACTCACCGGTCGCTCTCCCTTATTTACGAATCGGAACACGTTGGCGTGGACATGTCAGAG GAGCTTACGCGGCAGGGTGAGGCTCTGAAACGTAGCGAGCGAATGGTGGACAAGATGGAGCAAGATTTAAAGACCAGCCAGAAACACATCAACAGCATTAAGAGTGTGTTCGGAGGCTTTGTGAATTACTTTAAAGCCAAGCCGCCAGAGAGCAAGCCTGAGCAGAACGGATCATCTGATTACCAAGCAAGCAACAA ATTAAAAGAAGCTTTGTCAGCCAGTAAGGAACAAGAATCAAAGTACCAGGAGAGTCATCCAAACTTGAGGAAGCTGGATAATACAG ATTGCAGTTCCACAGGAGCCAGTTCAAATACTTCAGTCCCAACAGATAATTATCCCAAGAATCAATATCTCCGATCGTACCACCAGAAGATCGACAACAATTTAG ATGAAATGTCTTCCGGGCTGGGCCGCCTAAAGAATCTAGCACTCGGCTTGCAGACCGAAATCGAGGACCAAGACGAGATCCTGGACCGTCTCACCACCAAAGTGGATCATCTAGACATCAACATTAAAAGCACAGACAAAAAAGTCAAGCAGCTTTAA